CCTCTCAAGTTTGTGGATAACTTTAAATCCTTGGGATGCCTCTTTTTATGCCAATTCTTAGCCACccgaaaaaggaagaagaaccCCACTTACCTGCTTTCTCTTATTCAAGGGAAGGATGAGTCTCTAAAGGACTTCACGCTTAGGTTCAATAAGGAGAAGTTAACAGTGAAGAACCCGAGTGAACAAATGATACTCAACGCTCTAATGCATGGAGTAAGAGCTGAGGGGCCCCTGATGGCCGAGCTAGCGAAGAAATCTACATTGGTGACTTTTCGTTAGTTTTTGAACAAGGCGGAAGAGTACATCAATCAGGAGGAGACTGTTGGGGCCTTGATAAAGTCCCAAGAGAAGGCTACTCGGCAAGATGGGGGTGCTGCGAAGGTAGCACCAGTAAGCTCTAGAAAAAAGCAGGAGAAAAACCCAAAGCAGCAGGAGAAGAAAACCCTCAAACCGAAGAACGACTCTCAACGAAAACTTAGCAAGTTCACCCCATTGAACACTAGTATGACCGAGGTGTTGATGGAGATCAAAAGAGATCCTACCTTCAGATGGCCAACAAAACTGAAAGATCCCCTGTCAAAGCGAGACCATACCAAGTTTTGCCAGTATCATAATGAAGTGGGCCACCTGACTGAGGAGTGTGTATCTCTGGACCAGGAGATAGAAGCGTTCATCAAGAATGGTAGATTGGGGAAGCTCCTGGCAGGCGAGAGGAATAGAGGAAGGAATCCTCAACAGCCCTTGTTACTTGAGGGAAACCGGGAAGCTATCAGAGGCAAAGGCAAGATAACAATCTGAGAGATGATCGGTATGCTAGACCGATGCATAATCGGTAGGCCGAATCGAGGAATGATCGGGATGCACATCCTCCACCTCGGAATCATGATGTAGTGGGTGAAATCCTTACCGTCTCAGAAGGAATAGCTGGCGGAGGAGAGTCTAAGTTGGCCAGAAAGGCCCACGCCAGAAGGGTACAGACCGAAGAGGTTCTCTTTC
This window of the Corylus avellana chromosome ca5, CavTom2PMs-1.0 genome carries:
- the LOC132181835 gene encoding uncharacterized protein LOC132181835; translated protein: MVDKMANWENGLMAEELMKNTNLPFTDRVINFPLPHKFKMPHIDKYDGNGDPTEHMESLRAHFILHGTPDEISCRAFPLTLVGVAKEWFARLPLKFVDNFKSLGCLFLCQFLATRKRKKNPTYLLSLIQGKDESLKDFTLRFNKEKLTVKNPSEQMILNALMHGAEEYINQEETVGALIKSQEKATRQDGGAAKVAPVSSRKKQEKNPKQQEKKTLKPKNDSQRKLSKFTPLNTSMTEVLMEIKRDPTFRWPTKLKDPLSKRDHTKFCQYHNEVGHLTEECVSLDQEIEAFIKNGRLGKLLAGERNRGRNPQQPLLLEGNREAIRGKGKITI